From Verrucomicrobiia bacterium, the proteins below share one genomic window:
- a CDS encoding c-type cytochrome — protein sequence MTTHRLQYKRALLWLGLWFLALTSHADTPQWIWHDNHGAKTAPGEVRYFRKEFNARSNVEKAILSCAADDHLEIYLNGKKVMDESGWAKAVSMDVTKDIHRGTNVLAIRGVNDTELAAVIVTLDLAFSKRSHETIITDTSWRSSATEEKNWTQRDFDTANWTPVVSLGNVGTKPWGDVFAAPQATPADQLTLLPGFKAELIHSAQPWEGSWVCMTIDPKGRLIISPQQGVKNLLRVTLSKQGRVEKIENIDLPVGSAMGLLYAFDSLYVNGQGPSGLGLYRLHYNHHLDKFDEVTLLKNIKDASGEHGSHAVVLGPDKHLYIVSGNFTKVPTDILPTSPHKNFAEDQLLPRAEDGNGFGVGIKPPGGFILRTDKDGKQWELYCAGMRNTYDFAFNPDGEMFGFDSDMEWDWGLPWYRPIRFCHLVSGGDYGFREGSGKWPKYYPDSLPSAVDVGIGSPTGLKFGTDSNFPEKYKTALYGLDWAYGRIFAVHFTPKGATYDATFDTFLKGKPLNLTDIEFGHDGAMYFITGGRGTQSGLYRVTYDGPKLPEENVPSHRELKAAEHARELRHKLEAFQGKQNPKTIKFAWPYLNSDDRFIRYAARIAIESQPVMQWQDRALSETRTNAGLTALLALARCGGKETQTPLLQALAKFPLDGLDESQKLAKLRVIELSFIRQGHPDADMTKFVMDKLDRHYPADDEWLNRELSELLIYLHAPDAVEKTLALLDKAPTQEEQIHYILHLRKLTNDWTLDQHEHYFNWFDHRDGRTNHPAAMLKWFADADRDYADGSSFPKYIANMRKDAIDSLTPDERTSLASVIAEKKPEEPKPTVAVRKFVRQWVMADLQPQLDQVTHGRSFARGKEVFTAAQCFQCHRFDNQGGAVGPELTAIASRFNHHDILESILEPSKVISEQYVNTTVFKKDGDDVTGRLLEENDQHLVLLTDPLKQTKVTVLKSDVQSRQISKVSPMPEGLMNNFTQDEILDLIAYLESGGKETAAAFEKK from the coding sequence ATGACGACACATCGCCTGCAATACAAACGCGCGCTGCTTTGGCTTGGCCTCTGGTTTCTCGCTTTGACTTCACACGCCGATACGCCGCAATGGATCTGGCACGATAATCACGGCGCAAAAACCGCTCCCGGCGAAGTCCGCTATTTTCGCAAAGAATTCAACGCGCGCAGCAACGTGGAAAAAGCCATCCTCTCGTGCGCCGCGGACGATCATTTGGAAATTTATCTCAACGGCAAAAAAGTAATGGACGAGTCTGGCTGGGCGAAGGCCGTGAGCATGGACGTCACCAAAGATATTCACCGCGGCACCAATGTCCTTGCCATACGCGGCGTCAACGACACCGAGCTTGCAGCCGTGATCGTCACGCTCGACCTGGCCTTTTCCAAAAGAAGTCACGAGACGATCATCACCGACACAAGCTGGCGCTCTTCGGCAACCGAGGAAAAAAACTGGACGCAGCGGGATTTTGACACTGCAAATTGGACTCCCGTAGTGAGCCTGGGAAATGTCGGCACCAAGCCTTGGGGCGATGTCTTTGCCGCGCCGCAAGCGACGCCCGCTGATCAACTCACTTTGTTGCCCGGCTTCAAGGCGGAACTGATCCACTCCGCGCAGCCCTGGGAAGGTTCGTGGGTTTGCATGACGATTGATCCCAAAGGCCGATTGATCATCTCGCCACAACAAGGCGTTAAAAATTTGCTGCGCGTCACTCTTTCAAAACAAGGCCGGGTCGAAAAGATTGAGAACATTGATCTGCCGGTCGGCTCCGCGATGGGATTGCTTTACGCTTTTGACAGCCTCTACGTGAACGGCCAGGGACCAAGTGGGCTCGGTTTGTATCGTCTGCATTATAATCATCATCTGGATAAATTCGATGAAGTGACTTTGCTGAAAAATATCAAGGACGCCAGCGGCGAACACGGCAGCCACGCCGTCGTGCTTGGCCCCGACAAGCATCTATATATTGTCAGCGGAAATTTCACAAAGGTGCCAACCGACATACTGCCAACTTCGCCGCATAAAAATTTTGCTGAAGATCAGCTTCTCCCACGCGCGGAAGACGGCAATGGTTTCGGCGTGGGCATCAAGCCTCCCGGCGGATTTATCCTGCGCACGGACAAAGATGGCAAACAGTGGGAACTTTACTGCGCCGGCATGCGCAATACGTACGACTTCGCTTTCAATCCCGATGGCGAAATGTTTGGTTTTGACAGCGACATGGAATGGGACTGGGGTTTGCCGTGGTATCGCCCGATTCGTTTTTGCCATTTGGTCTCCGGCGGCGATTATGGTTTTCGCGAAGGCTCGGGCAAATGGCCAAAATATTATCCTGACAGTTTGCCAAGCGCGGTGGACGTGGGAATCGGTTCGCCGACCGGCTTGAAATTCGGCACGGACAGTAACTTCCCCGAGAAATATAAAACCGCCCTCTACGGACTCGACTGGGCTTACGGCAGAATCTTCGCAGTCCATTTCACGCCAAAAGGCGCCACCTACGACGCGACGTTTGACACATTTTTAAAAGGCAAGCCGCTTAATTTGACGGACATCGAGTTCGGCCACGATGGTGCGATGTATTTCATCACCGGCGGACGCGGCACGCAGTCGGGTCTCTATCGCGTGACGTATGACGGTCCGAAGTTGCCGGAGGAAAATGTCCCAAGCCATCGCGAATTGAAAGCCGCCGAACATGCGCGCGAACTGCGCCACAAGCTCGAAGCTTTTCAAGGAAAGCAAAATCCCAAGACCATCAAATTCGCCTGGCCCTATTTGAATAGCGACGATCGCTTCATCCGTTATGCCGCGCGCATCGCCATCGAAAGCCAGCCGGTCATGCAATGGCAGGACCGCGCGCTTTCGGAGACGCGCACCAACGCCGGACTCACCGCGCTCCTCGCGCTGGCGCGTTGTGGTGGCAAAGAAACACAAACTCCCCTTCTCCAGGCGCTCGCCAAATTCCCTCTCGACGGCCTCGACGAATCGCAAAAACTCGCCAAGCTTCGCGTCATCGAACTTAGTTTCATCCGCCAGGGCCATCCCGACGCCGATATGACGAAGTTCGTCATGGACAAACTTGACCGGCATTATCCCGCTGATGATGAATGGCTCAATCGCGAGTTGAGCGAGTTGCTAATTTATCTGCACGCGCCGGATGCCGTCGAAAAAACGCTCGCCTTGCTGGACAAAGCTCCTACTCAGGAGGAACAAATCCATTATATCCTGCACCTGCGCAAACTGACGAACGATTGGACGCTCGATCAGCACGAACATTATTTTAACTGGTTCGACCACCGCGACGGGCGCACGAATCATCCTGCCGCAATGCTCAAGTGGTTCGCCGATGCCGACCGCGATTACGCCGATGGTTCAAGCTTCCCGAAATATATTGCGAACATGCGCAAAGACGCCATTGATTCTCTCACGCCCGATGAGCGCACCAGCCTGGCTTCCGTCATCGCGGAGAAAAAACCGGAGGAACCAAAGCCGACCGTCGCTGTCCGAAAATTTGTCCGCCAATGGGTCATGGCCGATCTGCAACCGCAACTTGATCAAGTGACGCATGGACGCTCGTTCGCGCGCGGCAAGGAAGTGTTCACCGCCGCGCAATGTTTTCAGTGCCATCGGTTCGACAATCAGGGCGGTGCGGTCGGACCAGAATTGACGGCTATCGCCAGCCGCTTCAATCATCACGACATTCTCGAATCCATTCTCGAACCGTCGAAGGTTATTTCCGAACAATACGTCAATACCACCGTCTTCAAAAAAGATGGCGACGATGTCACCGGCCGCCTGCTCGAGGAAAACGATCAGCATCTGGTCTTGCTGACCGACCCGTTGAAACAAACAAAAGTCACGGTGCTAAAGAGCGACGTGCAATCGCGGCAAATATCCAAAGTCTCGCCCATGCCCGAAGGCTTGATGAACAATTTTACTCAGGACGAAATCCTCGATTTGATTGCCTATCTGGAATCCGGCGGCAAGGAGACTGCGGCGGCCTTTGAAAAGAAATAG
- a CDS encoding helix-turn-helix domain-containing protein, giving the protein MLRTLKTEDWFNKDGFPIAVERRHPQKPFGRHKHDFTEIVIITGGRGLHVAGKESWPLVAGDVFVIGGPLSHDYQNLENLCLVNVLFRPDKLKLKLLDLATLPGYHALFNLEPMWRRRHQFTSRLRISPGELAVAMGFVEQLDEELKRRSAGFGFMAMALFMQLVAYLSRCYGRSKNANSRALLKIAEAIAHIELHSDRDVHLDELAQMARMSKRSFIRAFQAATGSSPISHLIEQRIRRAAELLRKDGQNITEIAFQVGFGDSNYFSRQFRKTFGESPSEYRKRQSLPN; this is encoded by the coding sequence ATGCTACGCACACTTAAAACGGAAGACTGGTTTAATAAGGACGGCTTTCCGATTGCCGTTGAGCGACGGCATCCACAAAAGCCATTTGGCCGCCACAAACACGATTTCACCGAGATTGTCATCATCACGGGCGGGCGCGGATTGCATGTGGCGGGCAAGGAATCATGGCCGCTGGTGGCGGGCGATGTCTTTGTCATTGGCGGACCGCTTTCGCACGATTATCAAAACCTGGAAAATCTCTGCCTCGTCAATGTGCTCTTTCGTCCGGACAAATTAAAGCTGAAGCTGCTCGACCTGGCCACCTTGCCGGGTTACCACGCACTCTTTAATCTCGAACCGATGTGGCGGCGGCGCCATCAATTCACAAGCCGGTTGCGGATTTCGCCCGGTGAATTGGCGGTAGCGATGGGGTTTGTCGAACAGCTTGACGAAGAACTGAAACGCCGTTCGGCTGGGTTTGGATTTATGGCGATGGCGCTGTTCATGCAGTTGGTGGCGTATCTTTCGCGGTGTTACGGACGTTCCAAAAATGCGAATTCGCGCGCCTTGTTAAAAATTGCCGAGGCCATTGCGCATATTGAATTGCACTCGGACCGTGATGTGCATCTCGACGAACTTGCGCAGATGGCTCGCATGTCTAAAAGGAGTTTCATCCGCGCGTTTCAAGCAGCGACGGGCAGTTCGCCAATTTCTCATTTGATCGAGCAGCGCATCCGCCGGGCCGCGGAACTTTTGCGCAAGGACGGGCAGAACATCACCGAGATCGCGTTTCAAGTTGGCTTTGGGGACAGCAATTATTTCAGCCGGCAATTTCGGAAAACCTTTGGCGAATCGCCGAGTGAATACCGGAAGCGTCAGAGTCTGCCGAACTGA
- a CDS encoding L-rhamnose isomerase, which yields MNQKHIECAYALAEERYEEFGVNVRRALERLAEIPISLQCWQGDDVQGFEHSGSELGGGLAVTGNFPGKATTPEQLRADLDKALSLIPGKHRVNIHACYAETNGKSVGRDELEPAHFRNWIDWARENGLGLDFNPTFFAHPKAADGFTLTHRDPAIRKFWIAHGIACRKIGVAIGKALKNTCVTNLWIPDGYKDTPVDRRAPRERLTESLDAIFATSINSKYNLDAVESKLFGIGSESYVAGSHEFYLGYAIRNRKLLCLDTGHFHPTETVADKISAVLSSLDQILLHVSRGVRWDSDHVVILTDELLAIAQELVRGDYLKRVHIGMDYFDASINRVAAWVIGARSVLKALLIALLEPTGELRALETAGDYTSRLALIEELKTLPFGAVWDFYCAKAGVPVGENWLTEIKRHERQVLLKR from the coding sequence ATGAATCAAAAACATATTGAATGTGCCTACGCATTGGCCGAGGAACGCTATGAAGAATTTGGCGTCAATGTTCGCCGCGCCCTCGAACGGCTCGCCGAAATTCCCATCTCCCTGCAATGCTGGCAGGGCGACGATGTCCAGGGCTTCGAACATTCCGGCAGCGAACTGGGCGGCGGCCTCGCCGTGACGGGAAATTTTCCCGGCAAGGCAACCACCCCCGAACAATTACGTGCCGACCTCGACAAGGCTTTATCTCTGATTCCCGGAAAGCATCGCGTGAACATTCATGCTTGTTATGCGGAGACGAATGGCAAATCGGTTGGCCGCGACGAACTGGAACCCGCGCATTTCCGTAACTGGATTGACTGGGCGCGCGAAAATGGATTGGGCCTGGATTTTAATCCCACTTTTTTCGCCCACCCAAAAGCCGCAGATGGTTTCACCCTGACCCATCGCGATCCCGCGATCAGAAAATTCTGGATCGCGCATGGAATCGCCTGCCGAAAAATCGGCGTCGCGATTGGCAAAGCCCTCAAAAATACTTGCGTGACGAATCTCTGGATACCTGATGGCTACAAGGACACTCCGGTGGACCGTCGCGCGCCCCGTGAACGCCTGACGGAATCGCTCGACGCAATTTTCGCCACGTCCATAAACTCAAAATATAATCTCGACGCGGTCGAATCAAAATTGTTCGGCATCGGCTCGGAAAGTTATGTCGCGGGCTCGCATGAATTTTATCTTGGTTACGCGATTCGGAACCGCAAATTACTTTGTCTCGACACCGGGCACTTTCATCCTACTGAAACCGTCGCCGACAAAATTTCCGCGGTACTGAGTTCGCTCGATCAGATTTTATTGCACGTTAGCCGGGGAGTGCGTTGGGACAGCGATCATGTTGTTATCCTGACCGACGAACTTCTCGCCATCGCGCAAGAACTCGTGCGCGGTGATTACCTGAAACGCGTCCATATCGGCATGGATTATTTCGACGCGAGCATCAATCGCGTGGCCGCCTGGGTGATTGGCGCGCGCTCGGTTTTAAAGGCGCTTCTGATCGCACTGCTCGAACCCACGGGAGAACTGCGCGCACTGGAAACCGCGGGCGATTACACCAGCCGTCTTGCGTTGATCGAGGAATTGAAAACCTTGCCATTTGGCGCCGTGTGGGATTTCTATTGTGCCAAAGCCGGAGTGCCAGTGGGTGAAAACTGGCTCACCGAAATCAAGCGCCATGAACGCCAGGTTCTGCTAAAACGATGA
- a CDS encoding sugar ABC transporter ATP-binding protein: MKSLLQLTAVAKSFGAVRALKGVSFNLHAGEVHALLGENGAGKSTLIKIITGAHNRDSGSIEINGESVGHLTPARAHALGIACIYQQPALFPDLTVAENIALRLEGSRSLRRIDWNARETNTRNLLQQIGAEIDPDSEVRTLSMPEQQLVEIACALGAGARIVVMDEPTASLTQKEQQLLYGVVRKLRASGVGVIYITHRLEEIFSLADRVTVLRDGESVGTRPITEINEAALIKLMVGREVSHLYPPAEGTPGGVLLSLKNVGCTLTGIKNVTLEVRAGEIVGLAGLVGAGRTELARILFGLTPADAGEIFLHGERVSISSPPEAVAHGIAYVPEDRRRHGVILEMPIAANMTLAIHRRIFPGGWLRPKAERELAGNYMRDLGIKAWGPEAPGGSLSGGNQQKVALARWLATKPKLLILDEPTQGVDVGAKSEIHKLIRQLARDGLAVLMISSDLPEILGMSDRIGVMRGGTIVAMLPGKTEAHNVMTTALGQAG; this comes from the coding sequence TTGAAATCTCTCCTTCAATTAACGGCGGTGGCCAAATCGTTCGGCGCGGTGCGCGCGTTGAAAGGTGTCTCGTTCAATTTGCACGCTGGCGAAGTCCATGCGTTGCTCGGCGAAAATGGCGCGGGCAAATCCACGCTGATAAAAATTATCACCGGCGCGCATAACCGCGATTCGGGAAGCATCGAGATCAATGGCGAATCAGTTGGCCATTTGACACCCGCCCGTGCGCACGCGCTCGGAATCGCCTGTATCTACCAGCAACCCGCGCTTTTTCCCGATTTGACCGTTGCGGAAAATATCGCGTTGCGGCTCGAAGGCAGCCGAAGTTTGCGGCGCATTGATTGGAACGCCCGCGAAACGAATACCCGCAATTTATTGCAGCAGATCGGCGCTGAGATTGATCCCGATTCTGAGGTGCGCACGCTGTCCATGCCTGAACAGCAGTTGGTCGAGATTGCGTGCGCACTTGGCGCGGGTGCGCGCATCGTCGTCATGGATGAGCCTACCGCATCGCTCACGCAAAAGGAGCAACAACTTTTATACGGCGTCGTGCGCAAACTGCGAGCCAGCGGCGTGGGTGTTATTTATATAACGCATCGCCTCGAAGAAATTTTTTCACTCGCCGACCGCGTCACGGTATTGCGCGACGGCGAGAGTGTCGGCACACGGCCGATTACTGAAATCAATGAAGCTGCGCTGATCAAATTGATGGTCGGCCGCGAAGTTTCGCATTTATATCCACCGGCAGAAGGCACGCCCGGCGGCGTTTTGCTATCGTTGAAGAATGTCGGTTGCACATTGACTGGCATTAAAAATGTCACACTGGAAGTTCGAGCGGGAGAAATTGTTGGACTCGCGGGACTTGTCGGCGCGGGCCGGACGGAACTTGCGCGAATTCTCTTCGGCCTCACGCCGGCTGATGCAGGCGAAATTTTTCTGCACGGCGAACGCGTCAGCATTTCTTCACCGCCGGAAGCGGTTGCCCACGGGATTGCTTATGTCCCCGAAGATCGCCGCCGCCACGGAGTGATTCTCGAAATGCCCATTGCCGCAAACATGACCCTGGCAATTCACCGGCGGATTTTTCCTGGCGGCTGGTTGCGGCCAAAAGCCGAGCGCGAATTGGCCGGAAATTATATGCGCGATCTGGGCATCAAAGCGTGGGGACCAGAAGCGCCGGGCGGTTCACTCAGCGGTGGCAACCAGCAAAAAGTTGCGCTCGCGCGCTGGCTGGCGACGAAACCCAAACTGCTCATTCTCGATGAGCCGACGCAAGGCGTGGACGTGGGCGCAAAAAGTGAAATCCACAAACTCATCCGCCAGCTGGCGCGCGATGGCCTAGCGGTGCTGATGATTTCCAGCGACCTGCCGGAAATACTTGGGATGAGCGACCGCATCGGCGTGATGCGCGGTGGAACCATCGTGGCCATGTTGCCCGGCAAAACGGAAGCACACAACGTCATGACCACCGCACTGGGGCAAGCCGGATGA
- a CDS encoding ABC transporter permease gives MKRYFREISVAAALTVLLLVLAIFAPAFYQGQPLLSLSARESPTLVVACGMALVIMTRQIDISVGSQFAVCSVCAGLLATRWPLALVLPVSVALGALLGAINGALVAGMKLPSIVVTLATMVTWREGLRWLRQGQFVNLPDNVQWFGLSQQTGQWTLIGAALLLLILAATGMRHLAIGRFIYAVGSDAEAARLAGIRPRLITFGTFVLMGALTGLAAMMNIVQSPQVDPNSGTGLELKTIAAAVVGGVAISGGRGNLWGVFTGLLLLACINPALTHLHIEAYWEKAIQGAIILLAIVADGWRNRKEAS, from the coding sequence ATGAAACGCTACTTTCGGGAAATTTCCGTTGCCGCCGCGCTCACAGTTTTGCTGCTGGTGCTCGCGATTTTTGCGCCGGCATTTTATCAGGGACAACCCCTGCTTTCGCTGTCGGCGCGCGAGTCCCCCACCCTGGTCGTCGCGTGCGGCATGGCGCTAGTTATCATGACGCGGCAAATTGATATTTCAGTGGGATCACAATTCGCCGTGTGTTCCGTTTGTGCCGGATTGCTCGCGACGCGATGGCCACTGGCGTTGGTGTTGCCGGTGAGTGTCGCACTGGGCGCGTTGCTCGGCGCGATCAACGGCGCATTGGTCGCCGGAATGAAATTGCCATCCATCGTCGTCACGCTGGCGACAATGGTCACGTGGCGCGAAGGCTTGCGCTGGCTGCGCCAAGGCCAATTCGTCAATCTGCCGGACAACGTCCAATGGTTCGGTCTAAGCCAGCAAACGGGACAATGGACGCTAATCGGTGCAGCACTTTTGCTATTAATACTGGCAGCCACCGGAATGCGTCATCTGGCGATTGGCCGATTTATTTATGCGGTCGGATCGGATGCCGAAGCGGCGCGGCTCGCAGGCATCCGTCCGCGCTTGATTACATTTGGCACGTTTGTGCTAATGGGCGCGCTCACCGGACTCGCCGCGATGATGAATATCGTGCAATCTCCGCAGGTGGATCCCAATTCAGGTACCGGCCTGGAACTAAAAACGATTGCCGCCGCCGTCGTCGGAGGCGTCGCCATTTCCGGCGGGCGCGGCAATTTGTGGGGCGTCTTCACGGGCCTGCTCCTGCTTGCGTGCATCAACCCCGCCCTCACCCATCTGCACATCGAAGCGTATTGGGAAAAAGCGATTCAAGGTGCGATCATTCTGCTCGCGATTGTTGCTGATGGCTGGCGCAACCGAAAGGAGGCAAGTTGA
- a CDS encoding ABC transporter permease yields MNAKSQRASRWQILLLRHETILLLVVALEWIYFDVVGQRFGTVDNTFEIVRHSVEIGLLALVMTPIILTGGIDLSVGSLLGLCAILFGKLWRDGGLSPLNAGFCTLVIGGCAGGLNAGLITRLKLPPLIVTLGTYSLFRGLAEAITHGVDTFTNFPDSFLFFGQERWLGVPAQLPIFLVIAIAIWLMVHRTVLGRSFRAIGFAPEGARYAAIPVNRRIGFLYVLAGVISALSAIIYTARLGQAKADAGSGYELFAITAVVLGGTNIFGGVGSVHGTLLGVAAIAILDNGLVHARQPREVAGMLTGALLIVALSSSALPQLVAFLRARRKETQPLRESP; encoded by the coding sequence ATGAACGCAAAATCCCAACGAGCCAGCCGCTGGCAAATTTTATTGCTGCGGCATGAAACGATTTTACTGCTCGTGGTGGCGCTCGAATGGATTTATTTCGATGTGGTTGGGCAACGATTCGGCACCGTGGACAACACCTTCGAGATTGTGCGGCATTCGGTGGAGATCGGATTGCTGGCGTTGGTCATGACGCCGATCATTTTAACGGGCGGCATTGATTTATCAGTGGGCTCGCTGCTGGGGCTTTGCGCCATCTTGTTTGGAAAACTCTGGCGGGACGGCGGCCTCTCTCCGTTGAACGCAGGCTTTTGCACACTGGTCATCGGTGGTTGCGCCGGCGGCCTGAACGCGGGCTTGATAACGCGATTGAAACTGCCGCCATTAATTGTGACTTTGGGAACCTATTCGCTATTTCGTGGGCTGGCTGAAGCCATCACTCATGGAGTGGATACCTTCACCAATTTTCCCGATTCATTTTTATTTTTCGGACAGGAACGCTGGCTGGGCGTGCCTGCGCAGTTGCCAATATTTTTGGTGATCGCAATCGCAATCTGGTTGATGGTGCATCGAACCGTTTTGGGGCGGTCATTTCGCGCGATCGGATTTGCGCCCGAAGGCGCGCGTTACGCCGCCATACCCGTGAATCGGCGCATCGGTTTTTTATATGTGCTGGCGGGCGTGATTTCCGCACTGTCCGCGATCATTTACACCGCGCGCCTCGGGCAAGCGAAGGCTGACGCCGGGTCCGGCTATGAACTATTCGCCATCACCGCCGTTGTCCTGGGCGGAACAAATATTTTTGGAGGCGTCGGTTCGGTGCATGGAACCCTGCTCGGCGTGGCGGCCATCGCGATATTGGATAACGGCCTCGTGCATGCGCGGCAACCGCGTGAAGTGGCCGGAATGCTCACGGGCGCGCTACTGATTGTCGCGCTATCCAGTTCGGCGTTGCCCCAACTGGTCGCCTTCCTGCGGGCGCGACGCAAAGAAACTCAGCCTTTGCGCGAGTCGCCATGA
- a CDS encoding substrate-binding domain-containing protein — MRKFISLITALGIVLVAGCSKSPDNAPTSNTPNANAGKKLTIALMPKSKGNAYFISCKQGADEAAKELGIELLFDGPTDPDPAKQNEIVDNWITLGVDGIAVACENKEGISTALRKAQKKGIKVLTYDSDAEPDARSFFVNQATPEGIGYTLMDEAGRLTGGEGEFAIITASLTAANMNEWRKYIEARLAEKFPKMKLVTVRPCDDLKDKAQSETTALLSTYPNLKLVMAICSPAVPGAAEAVKQAGKAGQVKVIGLGLPSENRRYVKDGVTQSVILWKTVDLGYLTVEAVTALAKGKLKPGATSFKAGRLGDMEIKGDNILLGKPFIFNKDNIDQFDF; from the coding sequence ATGCGAAAATTCATCTCATTGATCACCGCCCTCGGGATTGTTCTCGTAGCCGGTTGCAGCAAGTCCCCGGACAATGCGCCCACCAGCAATACCCCCAATGCGAACGCGGGGAAAAAATTGACGATCGCCCTGATGCCCAAAAGCAAAGGCAACGCGTATTTCATTTCCTGCAAGCAAGGCGCGGACGAGGCGGCGAAGGAACTTGGAATCGAGTTGCTGTTCGACGGTCCGACCGACCCCGATCCGGCGAAACAAAATGAGATCGTGGACAACTGGATCACCCTTGGCGTGGATGGCATCGCGGTCGCGTGCGAAAACAAGGAAGGCATCTCGACGGCGTTGCGCAAGGCGCAGAAAAAAGGAATCAAGGTGTTGACGTACGATTCCGACGCCGAGCCGGACGCGCGCTCGTTTTTTGTCAACCAGGCGACTCCCGAAGGTATCGGTTACACCCTCATGGACGAAGCCGGAAGGCTGACGGGCGGCGAAGGCGAATTCGCCATCATCACAGCTTCGTTGACGGCGGCAAACATGAACGAGTGGCGCAAATACATCGAGGCGCGCCTGGCCGAAAAATTTCCAAAAATGAAACTCGTGACCGTGCGTCCTTGCGACGACCTCAAGGACAAAGCGCAAAGCGAAACCACCGCCTTGCTGAGCACGTATCCAAATTTGAAATTGGTCATGGCGATTTGTTCCCCAGCGGTTCCGGGCGCGGCCGAAGCTGTCAAGCAAGCGGGCAAGGCCGGCCAGGTCAAAGTGATTGGGCTGGGATTGCCGAGCGAAAATCGCCGTTACGTTAAAGACGGCGTCACGCAAAGCGTCATCCTGTGGAAAACCGTGGACCTTGGTTACCTCACCGTGGAGGCTGTGACGGCTCTGGCAAAAGGAAAATTAAAACCCGGCGCAACTTCCTTCAAGGCCGGACGCCTTGGTGACATGGAAATCAAAGGCGACAATATTCTCCTCGGCAAACCCTTCATCTTTAACAAAGACAACATTGATCAATTTGATTTCTAA
- a CDS encoding MarR family transcriptional regulator, whose product MKAGGASSPRYQALIELLRASEALWNASRIFFARWDLSPSQFNVLNLLDSQPRGLSQIELSRQLIMHRSNVTGLIDRLESRGLVQRQDSAQDRRAFNLLLTPAGKKLIREIKPRYFRAAEALWSEIPAALNKELIATLRLIGESAAKLK is encoded by the coding sequence ATGAAAGCAGGCGGCGCCTCCAGTCCCCGGTATCAGGCTTTAATCGAATTATTGCGCGCTTCAGAAGCCCTCTGGAATGCCAGCCGCATTTTTTTCGCGCGCTGGGACCTGAGCCCGAGCCAATTCAATGTTCTCAATCTCCTCGACAGCCAGCCGCGCGGGCTCAGCCAGATCGAACTCAGCCGCCAGCTCATCATGCATCGCTCCAATGTTACCGGACTCATTGACCGGCTTGAATCGCGTGGGTTGGTCCAGCGACAGGACAGCGCGCAGGATCGCCGCGCGTTTAATCTGTTGCTTACGCCCGCAGGAAAAAAACTTATCCGGGAAATCAAGCCGCGTTATTTTCGCGCGGCAGAGGCGCTTTGGAGTGAGATTCCCGCCGCGCTTAACAAGGAACTAATAGCGACCCTGCGATTGATTGGAGAATCGGCGGCGAAATTAAAATAA